The Stigmatella aurantiaca DW4/3-1 genome contains the following window.
CCAGTGCTTAGATTGATGCTCCCGAGCGGTACCGTGAAGGGTCGCCAAGGCGGCTCTGCCTCCTCGGCCTGGCGGGCCGCTTCCCGGCGCATCAGGACTGCAGGCACGGTCCCGGTCTCCAGAAGGAGCCGGGCCTCTTACTCACTCACTCCATTTGGAGACTCATGACGGTCACATTCATCAAGCGGCAGAAGGAGCGGGCTCGTCAGCAGCGCAATCAGGACAAGCAGCTCAAGCGCGAGCAACTCAAGCGCGAGAAGGCCGAGCGCCCCGCCCGCGTGAGCGGCGGAGTCGACCCGGACATCGCGCACATCATCCCGGGGCCCCAGGCCCTGCTGGAGTAGTCCTGAGGAGCCGCGTCATCGCACCTCTTTCACATCGTGGGGGCACCGATTCAATCCCTAGGCTGCGCCTGCTCCCTCAAGCTGGGGCGAAGCCGGGGATGGTGACGCGCTCCGGTCCGGGGACACCTGGAACGTCGATGGTGCCGGTGCACCGGGTGCACGGCCACCCCAACCCGCAGCGCCAGCCGTGGGTGTACGGTCCTCCGATCGCCGAGGCCGCCTCCAAGAACACCCTGTACTTGCGCTAACGGCTCCTGCCCTACATCTACGCGTACGAGCGGACCGCCTATGAGACCGGCCTTGGCCTCGTGTGGCCGCTCTTCCACGAGTTCTTGAACGACACCAACATCCGCAACACCTTCGATTCGTGGATGTTCGGCAACTACCTGCTGGCGTCCCCGGTCGCTGGGTGGACTGGCGCTGGAATACGCCTCCACAGCGAGGGCACTCGAACACGTTGCCCGAATGGGCGGCTGGGGCTGGCGCCTTGGCGCAGCTCCCGTTCCTTTGACTGTTCTGGCGCAGCCACACGGATCTGGGCTGCCACTGGAGCCCGGGGCTCGAGCTGCATCAGGAGCATGGGCGGGTGACGGGCGGCATCGATGCGCGCATTCGGCACCCGATGTATGCCTCGATCTGGACTTCATCGCTGGCGCAGCCGGTGCTCATCCACAACTGGATTGCCGGGTCCCTGGTCATCCCCGCGTTCGCCGCCATGTGGTTCCTCCGGGTGCCACGTGAGGAGGCGATGATGCGGGAGCGCTTCGGGGCCACCTGGGACGCCTATGCGCAACGGGCGGGGAGGCTGCTGCCAAAGCGTTCGGCGTGAGCAGTGCAAGCCCCCGGCCGGTCGAAGCCCCAGTCCGTGGCGTAGATTTTCTGCATCATCTTCCACACTGTCGGCTCATTCCGTGTGAGCGCGCTCCGCCTCAAAGCGGGATAGCAGACATTTCAAACGGCTCGGTGCTCTAGGGAGACTCGGAAGTCGCAGGACGCGGAGGCGAGGGCGAGGGCAAATAACACCTGTTCTTCCATACGTAGGTTTCTTCTCCGCATGGGGGACGCTTGTCTTGAAGAGCGTGCCAACAACCACCGTTGACCTCGACTTCGTATTCCTTGCATGGAGGCCGACGCTGACCCGAAAATGGTTTCATCGGCATGTCCAAGCTAACTGCACCTGTCGTTGCTTCAAGTCCCTTCGGGTCTCCGTGCAGCGTGAGCGCGGCACTGACCAATCCTGAGGTCCGGCCGTCTTCTGCGTCCCCAGGGCGTTTTCGTGGAACCATTTCTACGGGCCGCCTTTCCCACGTCCCGCTCTCGCCTCGCTCGCTTCCTGCCCACAGTACAGCCAGTGCCGCCGCAGTGGGCCACCCAAGCCACATCATCCCGACACGCCACCCCCTCAAGCGAGTTCCTAAAGTGGAAGCAACAGCCTGCTTCGAGCGCCGGGTGATGACACGAGATGCTTGCCGCCCAGCATCTTTCGCGGCGCTCTCCAAGGCATGCGCAACCTCCGCCGCATTGCCACGCATCGAGGGCTTCTCTGCGACCATCTGCCGGATCAGCGCCGCCAACTTCGGGCTCACATGCGCCTGTTTCTCGGGGGCTATCCGTTGGGAGCGGACATACCCCTCTCCAGCATCCAATGCCTTGGACTCCAAGGGCGGAGGGTACACTCCTGTCACGAGGCGATAGGCCATCACGCCCAGCGCATACACGTCATCGGCGGGTCCAGCCTCGTAGTGGGCCGTGGCATCGTGACGGAACCTCCAGCGGAAGCGCAGCGCTTCGATGCTCCAATATTGAAACGTCCCTGGTGGCTCTGGCCGCCACGTGAGCCTTCGCGCCCCGGAGTAGCTGCCTGAACCGAAGTCCACGAGGAACACCTTCGTGCCATCGGCGCTCACCAGGACGTTGTCGCCTTTCACGTCCCGATGAACACCGCCTGCCGCATGCGTGGCGGCCAAGGCACGGGCGACCTGGGCCAGCAATCCCAAGGCGTGGCGGGAGGAGAACGGGTGGCGCACAGCCCACTCGTACAGCGGCATGCCCTCGACCCATTCCATCACCACGTACGGGAAGGAGACTCCTTCCGGAGACACCCAAATGCCCTGGTCCAGCAGCTTCGGCACATGGGGATGCGTCAGACGTGAAAGCAACTCGGCCTCCCGCTCGAAGCGGGGGTCCATCTGGCGCAAGGCCAGCTTCAGCGCGAAGACGCCTGACTCCGCGTCTCCTGCCCTCTCGACACGATAGACCATGCCGTAGCTGCCATGGCCGCGCCGCCCCACCACACGCCAAGCTCCCACCTGTATGCCGAGCGGTAATGCGGAAGGGTCCATGGCGGGGAAAGTCTCCTCAAGACGCCGCAACCACGCGTCTACACCAGTCCTTGCCACTATATGACGAAGACGACCCTCAAGCCCTCCTCCATTGGCCCCGCCCGCGCCGCGCTAAAGGAGGCGAACCTGGCCTACACCCAGGCCTACCCGGGCGAGTCCTCCCGGCATCCCGCCCGATGCGTGCCGCGCTCACAGGGGACTCGGCCGCCGACTGGCGTGCCTTGGTCCCGCGCCGTCCGGTACGCCAGCACCCTGCGTCGGCCCCCCCATTCATCCAGCACGGGACTTTGGCTCAAGGCCATGGTCGAGGTGAAGGCGGCGGAGCGGGTGCTGAAGCAGTTCTGGCAATCCGTCACGCGTTGGCTGTAGCCATCATCTCCAGTGCTCACCGGTGACCGGTACGAATGTTGGTGATTTTCTGCCGCGTCATTTCGCACTCTCGTGCTGCGCCCATTTGTTCAAAAACAGGGAGAACCTGCTGCTCAAGGACGCGCAGGGCCTCGTCCTGCTGGCCCTGGGAGTGGGAGATGATCGCTATCTTGAAAAGTGTCACCGCTCGCTCGCGCACATCTCCCAGACGCTCGTAGACGGGAAGCTCTTCCTCTTGGCGGATGCGCAGGGCCTCGTCCTGCTGGCCACGGGCCTGGAGGATGTCGGCCACCTTCCCCAGCGTCACCGCTCGCTCGCGCACGTCTCCCAGGCGCTCGAAAGCAGGGAGCACTTCCTGTTGGCGGATGCGCAGGGCCTCGTCCTGCTGGCCACGAGCCTGGAGGATGTCGGCACGTATCCCTTCCGCCAGGGCAGTCCCACGGGGATCTTGAAGATCTCGATCCAGCGCACTTTGCTCTTTAGCAGCCACGAGAGCCCTATCCAGTGCTCCAGACGTCATGGCCACATTGCTGATCGTCCAGAGGACGTTCGAACGCTCCCTGGGACTAAGTGAGCCCTGCAGTACGCGCTCGCAGAAATCCACCCAGGCGGGGAACGGGCCCTGGCTAATGGCAAACGGTGAGCCTGCGCGCTCGACTCGAACGTGCTCTTCCTCTGGGACTTGCAGCAACCAATCCACCAGGGCGCTGCCCTCACGATGGAGTTCCGCCCATTGCTCCTGCTGTAAATGTTCTTGCCCAGGTGGCTGTTCAGGCAGCCGAGCAACGAACCACTCTGTCATTCGATTCAGACCGAGTGCTGCGTCCGCGCGGTTGCGCAACAGGTCCGCCAGCAGAGGATGGATACGCCATGCATCGTCTTTCCGCTCTTCCCTGGGGAGACGGGTCAGGACCGAGAGTGATGTCGCAGCCGCAGCCAGGTTCCGAAACTCATTTGGCGTAAGCCCAGCGATCGCGGCGCCGAGGCTTTCTCCAACACCGGCCAAGGAAGCATGCCCGAGTGCGGTCAGTCCCGAGAGCAGTCGCTCGACATCAGGTCTTGTTTGGAGATGCCTTCGCAGCAAATCGAGAGAGAGCTCGAACGTGCTCTTGATGATGGCGCGTGTCCGGTTCTCCGTGAACGGCGGGTCATCGCTGTCAGCGGGCTCCAGGTCGAGCTCTTTGTCCTTGAGAAGTGCAAGGAAGCTCTCGACAGAGTGAGAGGCCCGGAGGTGCCCTGCTGCCAGGTGCACAGCCAGCGGCAGGTACCCGAGCGCGCGTACCAGGGACTGCGCCTGTGCTGGGTCGACTCGCGCTTCCTCGCCCAATTCCTGAGCGAGCAGCTCAAGTGCGCCAGGCGCATCAAGGCTCTGCACCTCGATGCGCCTCCATCTCGCGGCCTCGGAGAAGTTCCGCCAACGGCCCGTGACGAGGAGGGGACACCCCTGGAGCGCTTTGGCGAGTGCGGCTGTCACATCCGCCGCCTCCTTTGAATCCGCATTCTCCACGAGCACCAACGAGAGCGGGCGCAGAAGCCTCTCCCGGCAGCGCTCCGCCAGCCGTGCGTCCCCTGGGAGTTCGAGCTGATTCCCCAGGTCGCCCAGGAGTGCCTCCACGCTTGGGAGCACGGTGGGGTTGAGCACCAGCCGCCAACCCCCCCCTGGAAAGTCGTTCGCATGGAGCGCCGCGAACCAGGCCGCGAGATGCGACTTGCCGACGCCCGGCATGCCATGCACCGCGCAGAGCGACACGGAGCGCTGCTCGCCAGGAAGCAGCGCATCCTTCAGTTCCTTGAGTTCTCGCTTCCGGCCTACAAAGAGTCTCGGCGGAGCGGGTGGCAGTGGAGGCGGACTTGCCTGGATGCGCCAAGTGAGCCGACCGCCCTTCGAGTTCTTATAGAGGCTATCGTCGCCATGCCAGTGACCGCGCTTGGACCAGCTCCGGAACCGCAGATCATAACGGAGCGGGCGGCCCTGGCCGTCGAGCGTGGCGGTGATGACGTGGCAGGCGTTGGGCCACTCGTCGGCCTCATCTCCTTCGTAGAGGCATCCCGCGGCAAGCTGGCGCGACGTCCGGTCCGGATCCTCCCAGGTGTCGATGTTCTCGCTGTGGAGATGGCCACGCAGGAGCAGGTCCACGCTGTCCGCGAGCCGTCTCTGGCAGTCGGCCATGTCCGCCAGCTCCGAGAGCGGATGATGGACGAGGGCCAGGCGGAACCCAGGGAGTGTCTCGCCCTGGTCCGTGGTCAGGCGCTCGACCTGATCCGAGGTGAGGAGCAGATTCCCCTTATCGTGGTCGTTGCCCGCCAGCCAAGCGGAGTCCAGTCCCACCACGTGGATGTCGAAGGGATGCCCAGTGAGCCGGAGCGTGTGACGATAGCCCAGGAACGGATGGGCGGCTCCCGAGGCTGGAACGAGTTCCTTGCGGCCAAGCGTCAGAGACACCCACTCCCGATAGGCACCCTGCCGTGAGAACAGCTCGTCTCGAGAGACGCTCTCCAGTCCCAGCGGCGGCTCGCCTCCGGCCAGCCAGCGTGACAGGTCGAGCGGCCGTACACGGGAGAGCTTACCCTGGGTGTCCTTGCCTCCTCGCAGTTCCTCCCAGGCCTTCTTCCCCTTCTTCCGGTCGATGTCGTGATTGCCCGGGACGAGGAAGAGGCGGCCGATCGGCAAGGAGAGTTGCTGGAGCAGCGCTTCGATGAAGCCGGTGGCGGGGCCGTACTCGTCAGGTTGGCCCCAGTTGGCGATGTCGCCGGTGAAGCAGACCAGGTCGATGGCTCCGTCCTCGAGCAGCGCATCGAGGTTGCTCTTCCAGGCGTCTCCAAGGACCCGGCGCCTGCGGAACGGCTCGGTCTCACGCGGGCCGCGCTCGTGCAGGTCGGAGATGTGCAGGATGCGCGCCTTCCACTCGCTCATGAGGCCCCCCACGCAGTGAGAGCAGTCTACATCCCCCCCGCGCGATCAGCAGCGCGGAAAAGCCGCATCCGCCGCCGGGCCGGACGAGCGTTGCCCTCACAGAGGCGGAGGACATTGAAATTGAGCCTCCCCGGGTTTTGTGGCTCTCCCGCATTGGGTGTGGCGGCCCGTCAGGAGCCTCCGCTTCGCCCCTACCGATCGGGGAAGGCACGAACCCGTCCGACAAGTAGACAGGTTCCGCGAGGCTGCGTTCAGAACGCGCTCCACACCCAGTGCGGGAGAGCCACCGAACCCGGGCAAGCTCAACGTCCCGGAGTCCCGCCCCCCAAGCTCGGTCGCTGCATCGTGGAAACGCCAAGCCCGTCTTCGGCGTGACGTCAGGGCGAGTGAGCGAGGAGCACAAGGTCGTCGGACTCCTGAGCCAGCAAGGCGGAGGGGAGGAAGGCAGTTGACGGGTCACAGGGAGGGAAGCGCCGAACGATCTCCGGATCCTTGGTTCCCAGGTTCTGTTCCCCATTCAGATCAAGCAGGAGCACTTCGAGGAAGAGCGTCAGTGCGTCTTCATGTCGTCCTTGGTCTTCAAGTCGCGTGCGAACAGTTGGCGCAGGGCGCGCTGGCGAAGCTGCCGCGCGACTCCAACCGGAACCGGGTCGTCAACCGCTGTGCGCTCACCGGCCTGCCCTGGGGATTCCTGCGCCGCTTCGGGCTGTCGCGCGCTGGGTGCCGCCGTGAGCGGCTGGCGGGGCCTTCCGTGCGCCACACACCCTCGGCGCAGGGCAGACCTCCACCGCTGGGGCCTGCCCGGCCGCCTTCTCGAAAAGCGGGAAGATCCGCAGCCCAGGCCATTGGGGGGATGAGCCCCCGGGAGCACAAGGGCGCGTCGCTCGAGCACGAGTTGGGGCACCCACTCCAGTCAATGAGGGCTTGAGCGCCTACACGGCGCGCAGCACGGGCAAGTCCTTCAGGAGCGAGAGGCGCGCCAGCATCAGGGCCTTGTCCGGATCCAGGATGCCATGGCCTTCCTCCTGCGCGGTGGCCGAGGTGTCCGTGGCGGCCTTGGCGAGCAGGTCGCGGATCTCATCGTTGGTGAGGTCGGGGTTGATGCGGCGCATCTCGGCGATGAGTGCCGTCACCTGGGGGGCGGCGAAGGACGTCCCGTTGGCCGTCTCGCCTCCCACCACCTCGATGTCCGTGCCGTCGATCGCCACGGTGACGAAGTCGCTTGGTGTGGAGAAGTCCGCGATCTGGTCCCGCTTGCCGCCGGTGGAGGCGGCCACCACGATCGTGTGCTCGTTGAAGAGCACCGAGTCGGCGAAGTCTCCGTCATACTCGACGCCCATCTCATCCAGGGTGTCGAGGAAGTCTCCGGTGTTACCGGCCGTCACGACGTGCAGGATGCCCGCGTCCTCCAGCTCGCCGGACAGCCTGTCGTACCGCTCCTTGGAGGCGGCAATCTCCGGGCTGTTCTCGAAGACGCCATCCACGCGGTCCACGAGCGCCTGGAGGATCTCCGTGTCGGAGGCGCCTTCCTCCAGTCCCAGCTCCTGGGCGAGCTCGGCCTTGGCCTCCGGATCGTTGCGCACCTCCTGCCACATCTCGTCGGCGATGCGCACCGGGCTGATGCTCTGGGACTGGTTGATGACGGTGATGTCGCCCGGGTTGTCCAGGATGCCCTGCATGGCGTCCGAGGTGCTGTCGAGGAAGCTGGAGGCCCGCTGTTCGATGCGCTCGTCCAGGGAGGCCCCGGCGGGTGCCGGACTGGAGCCCACGGGCACCGTGCGGATGTCGTCGTCCGAGTACTCGCTGTTCTCGTCCACGACGTGCTCCACGTTGTCACCATGGGTGGTGCCCGGACCGAAGGAGTCGAAGATGGCGATGGTGTCGTCGCCCGGATTGAGCCGGGAGAGGAAGTCCTTGATCGCGTTGCCGCCGGCCGCCTGCGTGCGGGTGGCCGCGGAGCGGGCCTCCCCGGCGCGATCCAGAAAGGAGCGCACGGGGCCCGTTCCGCCCGCTGCCTGAGCGAGGCGCGGTCCCTGCTGCGCGGTGGCTGTGTCGAAGCTGCTCTTCAGCGCCTGGTTGGAGGGAGCGGCGGGTGCGTTGGCGGGAGAGCGGGTCGTCTGGCCCTGCGAGGACTCCGTGCGGACCTGGGGACGAAGCGGGTTGCCAACCGACTTGAGCGTCATGGGGAGCCTCTACCGAAAACCGGGTTCCTGGTTATCGAGAGAAGACGCGGAAGTGTTGCGCCTGCGGACTCACTTGCATTCGATCCGGCCCAGCGGATGGGGTTCTTGCCTCAAGGCAGCGCACGCCGCGGGCCAGGCGGGATCTTCGGGATAGAGCGCGCTTCGGAGGAATGCCCACGTCATCCGTTGGATCACCGCGACGCGAGCGGGATTCTCATCCGTCGTCTCGGTGACCTCATATCCCGAAATGCCTCCCAGCATATGCTCCCCACCGAACAGCGTGAGCAAGCCCTTGCCGCCCGGGCTCAGGAAGTACGGATCGGCAAACCAGTCGGGCCCCCGGACGGTCAGCGGGGAGCGATCGCTGTCACCGGCAACGACGAGTGCCGGCGTCGTCATCCCGGTGAAGCTGGAGTTCAAGTACGGCATGTGCTCGGCCGCGAATGGGCTCAGATCCGCCCCCCGGCCCCCCGCGGCGAGCAGCACGCCTGCCTTGATCCGAGAGTCCGACAGGTCTTTTCGCGGTTCGCCGTCCCGGTCGAGCATTCGCGCGCCAAGCAGCATGCTCACCGTCTGACCGCCAAAGGAATGGCCCGCTGCGGCCACGCGGTTTCGATCAAGGCGTCCGGAGAGACCCGGCAAGGAGTCCTCGATGAGATCGAAATTGTCGAGGATGCGCTTCATGTCCTCGACACGGTACTGCCAGATCGCGGGAGTTCGCGGATCGTCCGGGGGAAGGCTTCGCCTCCTCGAATCCAGGTGGGTGGGCTGGATCACGGCGAAGCCATGGGCGGCCCAAAAGCCGGCCAGTGGGGCGTAGCCGTCCAGGGACGAGCCATGGCCGTGCGAGAAGACGATGATCGGTAAATCGCGCCCCACCACGGGGGCGGAAACACGCACCTGCAGATCCTCGCCCCGGTCTGGCGCGGACAGAACCACAGGACTGACAGAGACGACGGCGGTAGCAGCGCTGACGTTCACTTCCTGGGCCGACATCCTCATGGATGACTCTCCTGAATCAACGGAACCCTGGGTCGTTGACCAGCATGAGCTACGTGACTATACGAAATTTCGTCAAACGCATATTTCGAGGACCAAGTCATATGGATGTACCCACGCCGCTCGACTCCCCTACCGATTGCCGTGGGGTCAGTGAGTTCCTCAGCCAGGTTGGGAACAGGTGGACGGTGCAGGTGGTGGTGGCGCTTCGCGAGCAGCCGAGGCGATTCAACGGCATCAAGCGCCACGTGGGGGGTATCTCGCAGCAGATGCTGACACGGACGCTCAAGACGCTCGAACGCGACGGCATGGTCGAGCGCACGGTCCGTGCCAGCACGCCGCCGCAAGTGGAGTACGCGTTGACTGCGCTCGGGCAATCGCTGTCAGAGCCTGTCAGGAGGTTGGCGGAATGGGCGCTCGCGCATCGCACAACCATTCACGAAAACCGTCTGCGATACGACGCTCACCGCTGAGCCCGTCGAGCAGGCCGGCCAAGTGTTAGGGATTCACTGGCGCTGCCGACCCGGGTTAACCTACAGCCCTACTTGGAGCAGGAGGGCGAGCCGCGAGAAGGTGTCCGAGCCTTCCCGCAGCCGGGGATAGCGGTCCCAACTGAGCGCGGCTCCCACCGGGCCAAAGTGCAGGTCTACGAGCAACCGCAAACCCGGCCTGGCTTCGGGAAGCACCTGCACCGGTACGCCTACCCCGAGGCCGAGACTCGGGATGATGAGGATCTGCGGCGTTGCGTACTGTGTGAGCGGCGTGAGGACAAGCTGCTCGCGAAAGTCCGTCTCCACCGAGAGCGAGTGCAGGAAGGACTCGGGCGCGGCGAGCTGGTAGCCGAGCCGCGCCATGAAGCGGGAAGCGTCCCCGAGCCGAGCGCCCACGCCCAGCTGTACGCCGCCCGGAATCCACCACGGCTTGCGCTGCGTGAGCGCGATGTTGAACCACTCCGGCGCGTTCGCCCCATCGAGGCGCCGCTCCGCCACCACGTGCGCGCCCTTGCGCCGGACCTGCCAACCCGTCGCCTCCGGCAGCGTGCGCGCGGATGCGTCCGGGCTGCTACCCACTTCCCACGCCGAGGGGATGCGCACCGTGACGTGGAGCTTGGGGCTGCCCGCCCACGTGCGGATGGGCCCCAGCAGGTAGTCGATGTCCCAGGACGTGGCCCGCCGCGTTTCGGAGGACAGCAGCACGTGGCGCACCTGCACCGCGGGCCACTCATACCCCGAGGGCAGGAAGCGCCGCTCGAGCAGCACCACGCCGCGCACCACCAACTCCCCTTCCCTCTCTGGCGGCAGCGTGAGGATAAAACCGAAACGCTCCACCGAGGTGCGCGCGAGCCGCCCGAGCGCCTCCTGGGGTGAGGGGGGGGCCTGTGCGGCATCGCCGGTGCCTGGGGTGGACTCGGGTGGGTCCATCTGTCCCTGAGCGACCGGGAGCGGCTCCCCGTCGAACGCCACGCTCACCTCGCGCACACGGATACCCAGAAAGGCTGCGTCGATCACCTCCGCCTCGGAGGTGCCATTGCGCAGCCGGTAGCGCGCCTCGAAGCGGCAGGCCTCCTCGCGCTCCGCCCCCGAGCAGTCGAAGGACAGCTCCTCGCCGAGCACCTCCGAGCGCGTGCGCGCGCTCCCCGGAGACAGGGTGAAAGCCGCCGGTGTGCGTGTGGATGCGGCCACATTGGCGGCGGCGGGCACGGCAACGAGGAGGCAGACGAAGGATGCGAGGCGAGCCGTCATGTCCGCTATTGTCACTCAAGCCCGAGGTTGAGGATCAGTCCCTCTTGGCCTGCACCCGCAGATCCTGCCTCGACGGTGCGCGCCAGCCGTGTGAACCCAGCGACTACGGAGCGCCGCGCCGGCCCTCGGCGCGGCCGGCCTGGAGCCA
Protein-coding sequences here:
- a CDS encoding S8 family serine peptidase, which gives rise to MTLKSVGNPLRPQVRTESSQGQTTRSPANAPAAPSNQALKSSFDTATAQQGPRLAQAAGGTGPVRSFLDRAGEARSAATRTQAAGGNAIKDFLSRLNPGDDTIAIFDSFGPGTTHGDNVEHVVDENSEYSDDDIRTVPVGSSPAPAGASLDERIEQRASSFLDSTSDAMQGILDNPGDITVINQSQSISPVRIADEMWQEVRNDPEAKAELAQELGLEEGASDTEILQALVDRVDGVFENSPEIAASKERYDRLSGELEDAGILHVVTAGNTGDFLDTLDEMGVEYDGDFADSVLFNEHTIVVAASTGGKRDQIADFSTPSDFVTVAIDGTDIEVVGGETANGTSFAAPQVTALIAEMRRINPDLTNDEIRDLLAKAATDTSATAQEEGHGILDPDKALMLARLSLLKDLPVLRAV
- a CDS encoding alpha/beta hydrolase family protein, with protein sequence MRMSAQEVNVSAATAVVSVSPVVLSAPDRGEDLQVRVSAPVVGRDLPIIVFSHGHGSSLDGYAPLAGFWAAHGFAVIQPTHLDSRRRSLPPDDPRTPAIWQYRVEDMKRILDNFDLIEDSLPGLSGRLDRNRVAAAGHSFGGQTVSMLLGARMLDRDGEPRKDLSDSRIKAGVLLAAGGRGADLSPFAAEHMPYLNSSFTGMTTPALVVAGDSDRSPLTVRGPDWFADPYFLSPGGKGLLTLFGGEHMLGGISGYEVTETTDENPARVAVIQRMTWAFLRSALYPEDPAWPAACAALRQEPHPLGRIECK
- a CDS encoding serine/threonine protein kinase; its protein translation is MDPSALPLGIQVGAWRVVGRRGHGSYGMVYRVERAGDAESGVFALKLALRQMDPRFEREAELLSRLTHPHVPKLLDQGIWVSPEGVSFPYVVMEWVEGMPLYEWAVRHPFSSRHALGLLAQVARALAATHAAGGVHRDVKGDNVLVSADGTKVFLVDFGSGSYSGARRLTWRPEPPGTFQYWSIEALRFRWRFRHDATAHYEAGPADDVYALGVMAYRLVTGVYPPPLESKALDAGEGYVRSQRIAPEKQAHVSPKLAALIRQMVAEKPSMRGNAAEVAHALESAAKDAGRQASRVITRRSKQAVASTLGTRLRGWRVGMMWLGWPTAAALAVLWAGSERGESGTWERRPVEMVPRKRPGDAEDGRTSGLVSAALTLHGDPKGLEATTGAVSLDMPMKPFSGQRRPPCKEYEVEVNGGCWHALQDKRPPCGEETYVWKNRCYLPSPSPPRPATSESP
- a CDS encoding winged helix-turn-helix transcriptional regulator → MDVPTPLDSPTDCRGVSEFLSQVGNRWTVQVVVALREQPRRFNGIKRHVGGISQQMLTRTLKTLERDGMVERTVRASTPPQVEYALTALGQSLSEPVRRLAEWALAHRTTIHENRLRYDAHR
- a CDS encoding uS14 family ribosomal protein; amino-acid sequence: MRLHVVLGLQVACEQLAQGALAKLPRDSNRNRVVNRCALTGLPWGFLRRFGLSRAGCRRERLAGPSVRHTPSAQGRPPPLGPARPPSRKAGRSAAQAIGGMSPREHKGASLEHELGHPLQSMRA
- a CDS encoding metallophosphoesterase; amino-acid sequence: MSEWKARILHISDLHERGPRETEPFRRRRVLGDAWKSNLDALLEDGAIDLVCFTGDIANWGQPDEYGPATGFIEALLQQLSLPIGRLFLVPGNHDIDRKKGKKAWEELRGGKDTQGKLSRVRPLDLSRWLAGGEPPLGLESVSRDELFSRQGAYREWVSLTLGRKELVPASGAAHPFLGYRHTLRLTGHPFDIHVVGLDSAWLAGNDHDKGNLLLTSDQVERLTTDQGETLPGFRLALVHHPLSELADMADCQRRLADSVDLLLRGHLHSENIDTWEDPDRTSRQLAAGCLYEGDEADEWPNACHVITATLDGQGRPLRYDLRFRSWSKRGHWHGDDSLYKNSKGGRLTWRIQASPPPLPPAPPRLFVGRKRELKELKDALLPGEQRSVSLCAVHGMPGVGKSHLAAWFAALHANDFPGGGWRLVLNPTVLPSVEALLGDLGNQLELPGDARLAERCRERLLRPLSLVLVENADSKEAADVTAALAKALQGCPLLVTGRWRNFSEAARWRRIEVQSLDAPGALELLAQELGEEARVDPAQAQSLVRALGYLPLAVHLAAGHLRASHSVESFLALLKDKELDLEPADSDDPPFTENRTRAIIKSTFELSLDLLRRHLQTRPDVERLLSGLTALGHASLAGVGESLGAAIAGLTPNEFRNLAAAATSLSVLTRLPREERKDDAWRIHPLLADLLRNRADAALGLNRMTEWFVARLPEQPPGQEHLQQEQWAELHREGSALVDWLLQVPEEEHVRVERAGSPFAISQGPFPAWVDFCERVLQGSLSPRERSNVLWTISNVAMTSGALDRALVAAKEQSALDRDLQDPRGTALAEGIRADILQARGQQDEALRIRQQEVLPAFERLGDVRERAVTLGKVADILQARGQQDEALRIRQEEELPVYERLGDVRERAVTLFKIAIISHSQGQQDEALRVLEQQVLPVFEQMGAARECEMTRQKITNIRTGHR
- a CDS encoding methyltransferase family protein encodes the protein MTGGIDARIRHPMYASIWTSSLAQPVLIHNWIAGSLVIPAFAAMWFLRVPREEAMMRERFGATWDAYAQRAGRLLPKRSA